The following coding sequences are from one Mycolicibacterium aichiense window:
- a CDS encoding CaiB/BaiF CoA transferase family protein, whose product MTGTGPLAGIRVVDLTAMVMGPYCTQILADMGADVIKVEPPAGDDTRYVSVGPAPGLSGVFVNVNRGKRSVVLDLRSEEGRAALRALIAGADVFIHSMRAKAITKLGFGYDDVAAINPSIVYTNCYGYGHRGPDRDRPAYDDTIQAECGLPAVQAELTGEANYVATIVADKVAGLTAVYATTMALFHRERTGEGQEVEVAMFETMASFMLVEHANGAMFDPPLGPAMYHRTVAPNRKPYRTKDGYISALIYNDRHWASFINAVQPAWNTERYTTLSARAAEIDTVYSLVAQTMTERTTAEWLTLFLALEIPAAPLNTPQALFDNEQLNAVGFFETVDTPQGPVRMPGVPTWFSRTPGRIGGPTRELGADTADVLAELGLAEVESA is encoded by the coding sequence GTGACCGGCACCGGGCCGCTGGCCGGGATCCGGGTGGTCGACCTCACCGCAATGGTGATGGGGCCGTACTGCACCCAGATCCTCGCCGATATGGGCGCCGACGTCATCAAGGTCGAGCCACCGGCAGGCGACGACACCCGTTACGTCTCGGTCGGCCCCGCGCCGGGTCTGTCCGGGGTATTCGTCAACGTCAACCGAGGCAAACGCAGTGTGGTACTTGATCTTCGCTCCGAGGAAGGCCGCGCCGCACTGCGCGCGCTGATCGCCGGTGCCGACGTCTTCATCCACTCGATGCGGGCGAAGGCGATCACCAAGCTCGGGTTCGGCTACGACGACGTCGCCGCCATCAACCCGTCGATCGTCTACACCAACTGCTACGGGTACGGCCACCGTGGACCCGATCGCGACCGCCCCGCCTACGACGACACCATTCAGGCCGAGTGCGGGCTGCCTGCCGTGCAGGCCGAACTGACCGGCGAGGCCAACTACGTCGCGACCATCGTCGCGGACAAGGTCGCCGGGCTCACCGCGGTGTATGCGACGACGATGGCGCTGTTCCACCGCGAACGTACCGGTGAAGGTCAAGAGGTCGAAGTCGCGATGTTCGAGACGATGGCCTCGTTCATGCTCGTCGAACACGCCAACGGGGCGATGTTCGATCCGCCACTCGGGCCGGCGATGTATCACCGGACCGTTGCGCCCAACCGAAAGCCGTACCGCACCAAGGACGGCTACATCTCAGCGCTGATCTACAACGACCGGCACTGGGCCAGCTTCATCAACGCGGTGCAGCCCGCGTGGAACACCGAGCGCTACACCACCCTGTCGGCCCGCGCCGCCGAGATCGACACGGTGTACTCGCTGGTGGCGCAGACCATGACCGAACGCACCACCGCGGAGTGGCTGACATTGTTTCTCGCGCTGGAAATCCCGGCCGCACCGTTGAACACCCCGCAGGCGCTGTTCGACAACGAGCAGCTGAACGCGGTCGGCTTCTTCGAGACGGTGGACACCCCGCAGGGCCCGGTCCGGATGCCGGGTGTGCCGACCTGGTTCTCCCGCACCCCGGGCCGCATCGGTGGGCCCACTCGTGAGCTGGGCGCCGACACCGCGGACGTGCTGGCGGAGCTGGGTCTGGCGGAGGTGGAAAGCGCATGA
- a CDS encoding SDR family NAD(P)-dependent oxidoreductase, which produces MTQARFDDRVAVITGAGRGLGREYARLLAGLGAKVVVNDVGGELTGHGADGGPAQQVVEEIIASGGEAIASTDSVVTAAGGAAIAAAATEAFGRVDVLIHNAGNVRHAALSEMTVEDFDAVLDVHLRGAFHAVRAAFPLMCAAGYGRIVLTSSIGGLYGNHEVANYAAAKAGVIGLSNVVALEGAAHGVRCNVIVPAAVTRMAEGLDTSAYPPMGPELVAPVVGWLAHESCSVTGEILTAIAGRVARVAIVESAGVYQPAWTVDDVGAHIGAIRDLTEPLQFPVVPDGHNAHIGHSFAVARGTA; this is translated from the coding sequence ATGACACAGGCACGATTCGACGACCGCGTCGCCGTCATCACCGGCGCCGGCCGGGGGCTGGGCCGCGAGTACGCGCGGCTGCTCGCCGGACTGGGTGCCAAAGTGGTGGTCAACGACGTCGGCGGTGAGTTGACGGGTCACGGCGCCGACGGCGGTCCGGCCCAGCAGGTCGTCGAGGAGATCATCGCCTCCGGTGGGGAGGCGATCGCGTCGACCGACTCGGTGGTGACCGCCGCCGGCGGTGCGGCGATCGCCGCGGCGGCCACCGAGGCGTTCGGGCGTGTCGACGTGCTGATCCACAACGCCGGGAACGTCCGGCATGCGGCGCTGTCGGAGATGACGGTAGAGGACTTCGACGCGGTGCTCGACGTGCACCTGCGCGGCGCGTTCCACGCGGTGCGGGCGGCATTCCCGCTGATGTGCGCGGCCGGCTACGGCCGGATCGTCCTCACGTCATCGATCGGTGGTCTCTACGGCAACCACGAGGTGGCCAACTACGCCGCCGCCAAGGCCGGGGTGATCGGGTTGTCCAACGTCGTCGCGCTCGAGGGCGCCGCGCACGGGGTGCGCTGCAACGTCATCGTCCCGGCCGCGGTGACGAGAATGGCCGAGGGGCTGGACACGTCGGCCTACCCGCCGATGGGGCCGGAGCTGGTCGCCCCGGTGGTCGGCTGGCTGGCGCACGAATCCTGTTCGGTCACCGGCGAAATCCTGACCGCCATCGCAGGCCGGGTGGCCCGGGTGGCCATCGTCGAAAGCGCGGGGGTGTACCAACCGGCGTGGACAGTCGACGACGTGGGCGCCCACATCGGTGCGATCCGCGACCTCACCGAGCCGCTGCAGTTCCCGGTGGTCCCCGACGGGCACAACGCGCACATCGGTCACAGCTTCGCCGTGGCCAGGGGCACAGCGTGA
- a CDS encoding flavin-containing monooxygenase: protein MTAECGPTPTPGDIDVDALREKYRVEREKRLRPEGSAQYLELDGEFAEFYEVDPYTPVVQRDPIFDDVDVVVLGGGFAGLLAGAYLKKAGVDGIRVIEMAGDFGGVWYWNRFPGIQCDNDAYCYIPMLEELGFMPSKKFADGAEIFQHCRNIGKHFGLYDGALFSTQVRELHWEDDTQRWQISTDRGDDLRARFVVMAQGSYNRPKLPGIPGIKDFQAAGGHVFHSARWDYDYTGGDADGGLHKLADKRVALVGTGATGIQLVPHLGRDAQQLFVFQRTPSSVDARTNPPTDPAWAATLQPGWQEERKRNFHNWSPFVGVVFGEPDLVCDFWTELGRNLTARIAASEDPASVSIEQIMAFREEEDFKIMERLRRLVAEIVEDPATAEALKPYYRFMCKRPTSSEHYLATFNRPNVTLVDVSASKGVERLTEKGIVADGVEYEVDCVIFASGFEISTEISRRFAIDAIVGRDGVSLFDHWHDAYATLHGMTSRGFPNQFFMGFIQGGVSANTTAMFEQQAKHIAYIIAEAQRRGATTVEPSQEGQDAWVSTVRELSIDNSAFELSCTPGYYNNEGRGGSENNGSFLGDFYSPGFYAFDELLADWRATGDLDGLVLGD from the coding sequence ATGACCGCCGAGTGCGGACCCACCCCGACGCCCGGCGACATCGACGTCGATGCGCTGCGGGAGAAGTACCGCGTGGAGCGGGAAAAGCGGCTACGTCCGGAAGGCTCCGCGCAATACCTTGAGCTCGACGGTGAGTTCGCCGAGTTCTACGAAGTCGATCCGTATACGCCGGTGGTGCAGCGCGATCCGATCTTCGACGACGTCGACGTGGTGGTGCTCGGCGGCGGTTTCGCCGGGTTGCTCGCCGGGGCCTACCTGAAGAAGGCCGGCGTCGACGGCATCCGGGTCATCGAGATGGCCGGCGACTTCGGCGGCGTCTGGTACTGGAACCGGTTCCCGGGGATCCAGTGCGACAACGATGCCTACTGCTACATCCCGATGCTCGAAGAGCTGGGCTTCATGCCGTCGAAGAAGTTCGCCGACGGCGCCGAGATCTTCCAGCATTGCCGCAACATCGGCAAGCACTTCGGCTTGTACGACGGAGCGCTGTTCTCCACCCAGGTGCGCGAATTGCACTGGGAGGACGACACGCAACGCTGGCAGATCAGCACCGACCGCGGCGACGACCTCAGGGCCAGGTTCGTCGTGATGGCCCAAGGCTCCTACAACCGGCCGAAGCTGCCCGGCATCCCGGGCATCAAAGACTTTCAGGCGGCCGGTGGTCACGTGTTCCACTCCGCGCGCTGGGACTACGACTACACCGGCGGTGACGCCGACGGCGGGCTGCACAAGCTGGCCGACAAGCGCGTCGCTCTGGTCGGCACCGGCGCCACCGGCATCCAGCTGGTTCCACATCTGGGCCGCGATGCCCAGCAGCTCTTCGTCTTCCAGCGCACCCCGTCATCGGTGGACGCGCGAACCAACCCGCCCACAGATCCGGCCTGGGCCGCGACCCTGCAACCCGGCTGGCAGGAAGAGCGCAAGCGCAACTTCCACAACTGGTCGCCGTTCGTCGGGGTGGTGTTCGGTGAACCGGACCTGGTGTGCGATTTCTGGACCGAGCTCGGGCGGAACCTGACCGCCCGGATCGCCGCCAGTGAGGATCCCGCATCGGTGTCGATCGAGCAGATCATGGCGTTCCGCGAGGAAGAAGACTTCAAGATCATGGAGCGGCTGCGCCGCCTCGTGGCCGAGATCGTCGAGGATCCGGCCACCGCCGAGGCGCTGAAGCCGTACTACCGCTTCATGTGCAAGCGTCCGACCTCCAGTGAGCACTACCTGGCTACCTTCAACCGTCCCAACGTCACCCTCGTCGACGTGTCGGCGTCGAAGGGCGTGGAACGGCTGACCGAGAAGGGGATCGTCGCGGACGGGGTCGAATACGAGGTCGACTGCGTGATCTTCGCCAGCGGCTTCGAGATCTCCACCGAGATCAGCAGGCGGTTCGCGATCGACGCCATCGTCGGGCGAGACGGGGTGTCGCTGTTCGACCACTGGCACGACGCCTACGCGACCTTGCACGGCATGACCAGTCGCGGCTTCCCCAATCAATTCTTCATGGGGTTCATCCAGGGCGGAGTCTCGGCCAACACCACCGCGATGTTCGAGCAGCAGGCCAAGCACATCGCGTACATCATCGCCGAGGCCCAGCGCCGCGGCGCGACCACCGTCGAGCCAAGCCAGGAGGGACAGGACGCCTGGGTCAGCACCGTGCGCGAGCTGTCCATCGACAACTCGGCCTTCGAATTATCCTGCACGCCCGGCTATTACAACAACGAGGGCCGCGGCGGTTCGGAGAACAACGGATCGTTCCTCGGCGACTTCTATTCGCCCGGCTTCTATGCCTTCGACGAACTCCTCGCCGACTGGCGTGCCACGGGTGATCTCGACGGCCTGGTGCTCGGAGATTAG
- a CDS encoding aromatic ring-hydroxylating oxygenase subunit alpha has protein sequence MGELETAEELAEPMTIGVDAYISPEYARAERDKLWRKVWQQVGRVEELPEVGSYLTYDILDDSIIVVRTGPDEFAAHHNVCMHRGRRLVDTPAGAKHAVGRARKSFVCGFHGWTYGLDGACTHIREEADWKGALKPGNTRLRPVNVDTWGGWLWVNMDPDCEPLADYLFPAAKILDPFGLENMRCKWRKWVHFDCNWKVALEAFNETYHVFTTHPEFNKFGEFKGWAKAQGRHSNIGYDAPEDMAETKSKIRLGTGDPRISTAEMQVYTMEETNATTTQTLVAAALRLVDELPEGTPADKVLEHWLAAARRDDEARGVVWPTIPADILGQSGTAWQLFPNFQIGQGLTSALCYGARPDPGYDPDKCIFEVSVFELYPKGAEPQTEWEYSPVGDPRWRSVLPQDFSNMAAVQQGMKSLGFPGTQPNPYRERSTVNLHYQLSKYMGLGEPRPLAEENGR, from the coding sequence ATGGGCGAACTGGAGACTGCCGAAGAGCTCGCGGAGCCGATGACCATCGGTGTCGATGCCTACATCTCACCGGAGTACGCCCGTGCCGAGCGCGACAAGCTGTGGCGCAAGGTGTGGCAGCAGGTTGGCCGCGTCGAGGAACTGCCCGAAGTGGGCAGCTATCTGACATATGACATCCTCGACGACTCGATCATCGTGGTTCGGACCGGTCCCGACGAGTTTGCGGCGCATCACAACGTCTGTATGCACCGCGGCCGTCGGCTGGTGGACACCCCGGCAGGGGCCAAACATGCTGTGGGACGGGCCCGTAAGTCATTCGTGTGCGGATTCCACGGCTGGACATACGGTCTGGACGGCGCCTGTACCCATATCCGTGAAGAAGCCGACTGGAAGGGTGCGCTGAAACCGGGCAACACCCGGTTGCGGCCGGTGAACGTCGACACCTGGGGCGGCTGGCTGTGGGTCAACATGGACCCCGACTGCGAGCCGTTGGCCGACTACCTGTTCCCGGCCGCGAAGATCCTCGACCCGTTCGGGTTGGAGAACATGCGGTGCAAGTGGCGCAAATGGGTGCACTTCGACTGCAATTGGAAAGTCGCGCTGGAGGCGTTCAACGAGACCTACCACGTCTTCACCACCCACCCCGAGTTCAACAAGTTCGGTGAATTCAAGGGCTGGGCCAAGGCGCAGGGCCGGCACAGCAACATCGGTTACGACGCTCCGGAGGACATGGCCGAGACGAAGTCCAAGATCAGGCTCGGGACCGGCGACCCGCGGATCTCCACCGCGGAAATGCAGGTGTACACCATGGAGGAAACCAACGCCACCACCACGCAGACGCTGGTGGCCGCCGCGCTGCGGCTCGTCGACGAATTGCCTGAGGGCACACCGGCGGACAAGGTGCTCGAGCACTGGCTGGCCGCGGCGCGGCGCGACGACGAGGCGCGCGGGGTCGTCTGGCCGACGATCCCGGCCGACATCCTCGGACAGAGCGGCACCGCCTGGCAGCTGTTCCCGAACTTCCAGATCGGGCAAGGCCTCACCAGTGCACTGTGCTACGGCGCGCGCCCCGACCCGGGCTACGACCCGGACAAGTGCATCTTCGAGGTGTCGGTGTTCGAGCTCTACCCGAAAGGCGCCGAGCCCCAGACGGAATGGGAGTACAGCCCGGTCGGCGATCCGCGGTGGCGCAGCGTCCTGCCCCAGGACTTCTCCAACATGGCCGCCGTCCAGCAGGGGATGAAGTCGCTGGGTTTCCCCGGGACACAACCCAACCCGTACCGCGAGCGCAGCACGGTCAACCTGCATTACCAGTTGTCGAAATACATGGGTCTCGGCGAGCCGAGACCGCTCGCAGAGGAGAACGGCCGATGA
- a CDS encoding SDR family NAD(P)-dependent oxidoreductase: MADLLRLDGRIVVVSGAGGGGIGTAVTGMAARAGATVVAVSRSQDNLDTHIGPLIADGLPIVPVTADAATDDGIAAVLAAVRGTEGRLYGLVNIAGGAAPSTWMPATRVSRDDWRDLFTANLETMFFMSQAVAAEIRAAGGHGSIVSVSSISGMNTAPFHIAYGTAKAAIVAATRTLAVELAPDDIRVNAVAPGVTETAASRTYVDADPERDRAAIAMGRRGQPEEQAGAILFLLSDLAGYITGQTLLVDGGLDLRWSHLRADNTSLFLSDDDFRREISRP, encoded by the coding sequence ATGGCGGATCTCCTCAGGCTCGACGGCCGCATCGTGGTGGTGTCGGGCGCCGGCGGCGGCGGCATCGGAACCGCCGTCACCGGCATGGCCGCACGGGCCGGCGCGACCGTCGTCGCCGTCAGCCGTTCACAGGACAACCTCGACACCCACATCGGTCCGCTGATCGCCGACGGACTGCCGATCGTGCCGGTGACGGCCGACGCCGCGACCGACGACGGGATCGCTGCCGTGCTGGCCGCGGTGCGCGGCACCGAGGGGCGACTGTACGGCCTGGTGAACATTGCCGGCGGCGCCGCGCCCTCGACATGGATGCCCGCCACCCGGGTCAGCCGTGACGACTGGCGAGACCTGTTCACCGCCAATCTCGAGACGATGTTCTTCATGAGCCAGGCGGTGGCCGCCGAGATCCGGGCGGCCGGCGGGCACGGTTCGATCGTGTCGGTCTCGTCGATCAGCGGGATGAACACCGCGCCGTTCCACATCGCCTATGGCACGGCCAAAGCCGCGATCGTCGCGGCCACCCGCACCCTCGCGGTCGAACTCGCACCCGACGACATCCGGGTCAACGCGGTTGCGCCCGGAGTCACCGAGACTGCGGCGTCGCGTACCTACGTCGACGCCGATCCGGAACGGGATCGAGCGGCGATCGCGATGGGACGGCGGGGACAACCGGAAGAACAGGCCGGTGCCATCCTGTTCCTGCTCTCGGACCTCGCCGGCTACATCACCGGCCAAACCCTGCTCGTCGACGGTGGCCTGGACCTGCGATGGAGCCATCTGCGCGCCGACAACACCTCGCTGTTCCTCTCCGACGACGACTTCCGCCGCGAGATCAGCAGGCCCTGA
- a CDS encoding SMP-30/gluconolactonase/LRE family protein, with protein sequence MLQQNGRFTLAQPPVVAEGWTIERRTAPSRLFGANGLRTGPDGRVYIAQVTGSQISSLDIGTGSLDTISAKGGDIIAPDDVAFDDAGNLYATEVMDGRVSMRAVDGTTRVLRDDLPCANGITVHRGRLFIGECREGGRLLELDPAGGPPRILLENVPSPNAMEVGPDGLLYFPVMGANEIWRIDPDGGGPDVVAGGLGVPDAVKFDANGNLVSTQVHSGQVLQIDPRTGQQTVLANLSPGLDNLTFVGNRLFVSNFTGEITEVLDGLQTRTALPGGLNWPLDLTVGPDGVVYIADGTYFYALRADGTLETLGMLFSPGYPGFIRGVTATGPGEYVVTTSGGQVARFRPADGESDFLADGLDQLYGVAVGARGIVAVEQGTGRLVSVDAGRTEVLAAGLDTPVGVAFGPDGSPLVSERGRVVRIDGGTIDPVVDGLGCPQGILVDGNRLYIVDSDTKSLLEVDLDSGSRTTIASGLPVGAPPGVTPKPLRGMPPFSGPQGPFAGIAAAPDGTVYVSADADGSVLALRRRS encoded by the coding sequence ATGCTGCAGCAGAACGGCCGCTTCACCCTCGCCCAACCCCCGGTGGTGGCCGAGGGCTGGACCATCGAGCGCCGGACCGCGCCCAGCCGGCTGTTCGGCGCCAACGGTCTGCGGACCGGTCCGGACGGTCGGGTGTACATCGCCCAGGTGACCGGCAGCCAGATCAGCTCCCTGGACATCGGGACCGGATCACTCGACACGATCAGCGCCAAAGGCGGCGACATCATCGCCCCGGACGACGTTGCGTTCGACGATGCCGGGAACCTCTATGCCACCGAGGTGATGGACGGGCGGGTCAGCATGCGGGCCGTCGACGGCACCACCCGGGTGCTGCGCGACGATCTGCCGTGCGCCAACGGCATCACCGTGCACCGCGGCCGGCTCTTCATCGGTGAATGCCGCGAGGGTGGCCGCCTCCTCGAGCTCGATCCGGCCGGCGGCCCGCCGCGCATCCTGTTGGAGAACGTGCCCTCACCCAACGCGATGGAGGTCGGACCCGACGGGCTGCTGTACTTCCCGGTGATGGGGGCCAACGAGATCTGGCGCATCGATCCGGACGGCGGCGGCCCCGACGTGGTGGCCGGCGGCCTGGGCGTGCCCGATGCGGTCAAGTTCGACGCGAACGGGAATCTGGTCTCCACCCAGGTACACAGCGGCCAGGTGCTGCAGATCGATCCGCGCACCGGGCAGCAGACGGTGCTGGCCAATCTCAGTCCCGGACTGGACAACCTCACCTTCGTCGGGAACAGACTGTTCGTCTCCAACTTCACCGGTGAGATCACCGAGGTCCTCGACGGACTGCAGACCCGCACCGCGCTGCCCGGCGGACTGAACTGGCCGTTGGATCTCACGGTCGGCCCCGACGGCGTGGTGTACATCGCTGACGGCACCTACTTCTATGCGCTGCGCGCCGACGGCACCCTCGAGACCCTCGGCATGCTGTTCAGCCCGGGCTACCCCGGTTTCATTCGTGGGGTCACCGCGACAGGGCCGGGTGAATACGTGGTGACGACCTCAGGCGGGCAGGTCGCCCGGTTCCGCCCCGCCGACGGCGAAAGCGATTTTCTGGCAGACGGATTGGACCAGCTCTACGGGGTGGCCGTCGGAGCGCGCGGCATAGTCGCCGTCGAGCAGGGCACCGGGCGGCTGGTGTCGGTGGACGCCGGTCGCACCGAGGTACTGGCAGCCGGACTGGACACCCCGGTCGGGGTGGCGTTCGGGCCCGACGGCAGCCCGCTGGTCAGCGAACGCGGCCGGGTGGTCAGGATCGACGGCGGCACGATCGACCCGGTGGTGGACGGATTGGGTTGTCCGCAGGGCATTCTGGTGGACGGTAACCGGCTCTACATCGTCGACAGCGACACCAAGTCGCTGCTCGAAGTCGATCTGGACAGCGGATCCCGCACCACGATCGCCTCGGGTCTTCCGGTCGGCGCCCCGCCCGGCGTCACCCCCAAGCCGCTGCGCGGCATGCCACCGTTCTCGGGTCCCCAGGGGCCCTTCGCCGGGATCGCCGCCGCGCCGGACGGCACCGTGTACGTCTCGGCGGATGCCGACGGCAGTGTCCTGGCCCTGCGCCGGAGGAGCTGA
- a CDS encoding GntR family transcriptional regulator yields the protein MPHPESGDHRYIQVARTLRKEIVDGVYPVGSQLPTEHELCQRFSVSRYTVREALRRLREDNLVSSRPRAGTMVVPRPSAHAYVQDVVSINDLLAFATGARFAIESIAMVTIDDALEHRTGLAAGDEWLAVRGFRSADGADAPVCRTEYYINRAFAAVGRMLQNHSGPIFPLIEDLFGLSIVEVRQEISAVQVDLELAGRLKVEPGTPALEMQRTYITSDGEIAQVTVNTHPASRFRHSMTMRRVKG from the coding sequence ATGCCGCATCCCGAGTCCGGCGACCACCGCTACATCCAGGTGGCCCGCACGCTGCGCAAGGAGATCGTGGACGGGGTGTACCCCGTCGGTTCCCAGCTGCCCACCGAACACGAACTGTGTCAACGGTTTTCGGTCAGCCGATACACAGTCCGCGAAGCCTTGCGACGGCTGCGTGAGGACAATTTGGTGTCGTCCCGGCCGCGGGCAGGCACGATGGTGGTGCCTCGGCCGTCGGCGCACGCCTACGTCCAGGATGTGGTGTCCATCAACGACCTGCTGGCCTTCGCCACGGGTGCCCGGTTCGCCATCGAATCGATCGCCATGGTCACGATCGACGACGCGCTCGAGCACCGGACAGGTCTGGCGGCCGGCGACGAATGGCTGGCGGTTCGGGGATTCCGCAGCGCTGACGGGGCGGACGCCCCGGTCTGTCGCACCGAGTACTACATCAACCGGGCGTTCGCGGCGGTGGGCCGGATGTTGCAGAACCACAGCGGGCCCATCTTCCCGCTCATCGAGGACCTGTTCGGGCTCAGCATCGTCGAAGTGCGGCAAGAGATCTCCGCGGTCCAGGTCGACCTCGAACTGGCCGGCCGGCTCAAGGTCGAACCGGGCACACCGGCCCTTGAGATGCAGCGGACCTACATCACGTCCGATGGCGAGATCGCCCAGGTCACCGTCAACACCCACCCGGCCTCGCGGTTCCGCCATTCGATGACGATGCGACGGGTGAAGGGCTGA
- a CDS encoding AMP-binding protein: MRSAQRDAELATRAYASGSWVHDTLADALAAAARDTPRREVIVDGPVRLDCATLHDRASRLAGAMLTRMPAGSVVSFMLPNWHEAAIVYHAATVAGMVVNPILPSLRDHELAFILADADVRMIFVPGDVGGHDYAAMLQRVTATLPDPPVVIVVRGGPLAGQFAFDSLPSPPAPAPTLDPDAVRMILYTSGTTGRPKGVLHSHNSIHALIRQIGGHWLIDPGSAFLVPSPIAHIGGSIYAFECPVLLGTTAVLMDRWDADEAVARLTAEHCTHMAGATPFLQAILAAAQRANTRLPDLRVFICGGASVPPQLIRTAADYFEQAMVTRVYGSTEVPVTTIGAPDDRDHAADTDGRPGIADVTIVDGEIRARGPQMLLGYLHPDDDTDAFDADGYFRTGDLGHWVGGRYLVVTGRAKDIVIRNGENIAPKEIEDVLLGHPGINEIAIVGVPDPRTGERACAVIVTDRAPGPDVGDLRDYLQATGVAKFKWPEQVVVWDALPKNDAGKVLKHRIRARLVDADE; the protein is encoded by the coding sequence GTGCGCTCCGCGCAGCGTGACGCCGAATTGGCCACCCGGGCCTACGCTTCCGGATCGTGGGTGCACGACACCCTGGCGGACGCGTTGGCCGCCGCCGCTCGTGACACCCCACGGCGGGAGGTAATCGTCGACGGCCCGGTGCGCCTGGACTGCGCGACGCTTCACGATCGGGCGAGCCGGCTGGCCGGCGCGATGCTGACCCGGATGCCTGCCGGAAGCGTGGTGTCGTTCATGTTGCCCAACTGGCATGAAGCGGCGATCGTCTACCACGCAGCGACGGTGGCCGGCATGGTGGTCAATCCGATTCTGCCGTCGCTGCGTGACCACGAGCTGGCCTTCATCCTGGCTGACGCCGATGTGCGAATGATCTTCGTCCCCGGTGACGTCGGCGGTCACGACTATGCGGCGATGCTCCAGCGGGTCACCGCGACGCTGCCCGATCCACCGGTTGTCATCGTGGTCCGTGGCGGACCGCTGGCCGGGCAGTTCGCGTTCGACTCGCTGCCGAGCCCGCCGGCTCCGGCTCCGACTCTGGACCCCGACGCCGTCCGGATGATCCTCTACACGTCCGGCACCACCGGACGGCCCAAAGGGGTTCTTCACAGCCATAATTCGATTCACGCTTTGATTCGCCAGATCGGCGGGCACTGGCTGATCGACCCTGGGTCGGCATTCCTGGTTCCCTCCCCCATCGCCCACATCGGTGGGTCGATCTATGCGTTCGAATGCCCAGTCCTGCTGGGCACCACCGCGGTGCTGATGGACCGGTGGGACGCCGACGAGGCGGTCGCACGGTTGACCGCCGAGCACTGCACGCACATGGCCGGCGCGACACCGTTCCTTCAGGCGATTCTCGCCGCCGCCCAACGCGCGAACACCCGCTTGCCCGACCTGCGGGTGTTCATCTGTGGCGGCGCCTCGGTCCCACCGCAGCTGATCCGCACTGCGGCCGACTATTTCGAGCAAGCGATGGTCACCCGGGTGTACGGCTCCACCGAGGTGCCGGTCACCACGATCGGCGCTCCCGACGATCGCGACCACGCCGCCGACACCGACGGCCGACCCGGCATCGCCGACGTCACGATCGTGGACGGTGAAATCCGGGCACGCGGCCCGCAGATGCTGCTGGGCTACCTGCACCCGGACGACGACACCGACGCCTTCGATGCCGACGGCTACTTCCGCACCGGCGACCTCGGTCACTGGGTGGGCGGCCGCTATCTCGTCGTCACCGGCCGGGCCAAGGACATCGTGATCCGCAACGGGGAGAACATCGCGCCCAAGGAGATCGAGGACGTCCTGCTCGGCCACCCCGGCATCAACGAGATCGCAATCGTCGGGGTGCCCGATCCGCGCACCGGGGAGCGAGCGTGCGCGGTGATCGTCACCGACCGGGCGCCGGGGCCAGACGTCGGTGATCTGCGCGACTACCTGCAGGCCACCGGTGTCGCGAAGTTCAAGTGGCCCGAGCAGGTCGTCGTCTGGGACGCGCTGCCCAAGAACGACGCAGGCAAAGTACTGAAACATCGGATACGAGCGAGATTGGTCGACGCGGATGAGTGA